The following DNA comes from Ricinus communis isolate WT05 ecotype wild-type chromosome 10, ASM1957865v1, whole genome shotgun sequence.
CACACTTTTGTAATtctagaattttttttctttttttaaattttgaattttttttctttctttttcttataacaaaatgtagaatttaaataaaacaaaagagatTCAACATAATGAAGGGACAACTTTGAAACATAAAGAATTATGGCACACAATGAAAAAGAACAATAGAAGataaagaattagaaaataaaatacataaacaCAAAGGATAAGCAAAGCTCAATTGAAGTAAGTtgtgataccaaatgataggaaatcacctccttagcaaccatacatcccaataactaacaagttatgatatatatagaATGTAAGAAAACACCATCCAATCAAGATAATTCCAAAATCCCAAGGATCCCTCAAAAAAAGTTTATGAAACTACTTTCAATTGTTATTGATTGACAATAAAATTAGCACTTGAATCCAATCTCAACATCATaaaccaaaaatattttataagtaaagaatcaaaaaataagattttttagTTAGAGAATGCCTCAAACTAAAAGAAGTTTGATAAATTCAAAGTCCAtacaagaacttaagcaaaaatacTTACAAGTATAATGTAatatatcaatcataaaaagtTGATTAAAAATGGAGCTTAGCTTGGTATTTATAGCCAAAGCTagacttaaagaaactctaGACATGTCTAATCACCTCACATTACTTTCCACTAAcacttaaaaatatagttgTTGGAGACTTAACTCTCACATTTATAACTTCTAAATAATAACTCTCACATTTAGACataagttataaatagaaaaacttggtcaaaacttaaaaataaactaaattataccTATTAACGCTTAATAAAGAGtgtactagccttatatagaATAATCTACTGTTATTGAATCTTGAGCAAAGCAATGCAATAGAGACACAGCTTTAAGCACGACCATATTGCATCTTATGCTTCCTTTTGATTTGAAGACCAGTAGGTGACATGGCTTTAAGCATGACCATACTGCATCCCAATCTTCTTTCTAATTTGAAGACCAGTAGGTGACACGGCTTTAAGCACGGCCATGTTGTATCCCATGCTTCTTTCTCTTGAAAGGGTAGTAGGTAACACGGCTTAAAGCATGCCCATGTTTCATCCTATGCTTCCTTCTTTTTGGAATATATTGAAGACTTGACTTCCAAGGCTGTTGGTTTGGTTTTGATTAGTCCATATGCCCTCCATGAAGCttaacaaagcttcttgcattcTCTTGGTCTTAGATCTTATCAATGGACCTTGAAGATCAAAAAAATCTTTAGTTGAATCAATCATGTTTGCATCATTACAGATATTATTGTCCTAATATTAATAGgtatttaatatcaattaacATTACTTTTCTAGAGGATACAACATTTTGTCCATCTTCTACATTACCAAGTTAGAGGCAGAATGGTGATGATGTGCTGGTATATACTATTGTGTCTCCTATTTCTGTTTTAGATGTTTCTGCTCCTACTCATCCACCGATCACTCATGTCTATTTTAGATGACAAAATCCTCCTTATGCATTTCCTGAACCAAATCCTTTGCCATCAGATCCCGTGTCAAGTGATGATCTCACAATTGCCCTTTGCAAAGGTAAACGCCAATGTACTTACCTTATTTCCTCCTTTGTGTCTTACAATCATGTTTACTAACTACATGTTCTTTCATTGCATCTCCTAACTTTGTTTCTATTCTTAAGACTGTTGAAAAAGCCTCATCCCATCCTAACTGGTGTAATGCTATAATGGAGGAGATGGATGCTTTAGATGATAATGGTAGTTGGAATTTAGTAGATTTACCTGTAGGGAAGAAGGCCACTAGGTGTAAGCGGGTTTTTGCAGTTAAAGTAAATCTCGATGGTTCAGTTGCTCATTTAAAAGCTCATCTTGTAGCAAAAGGATATggttaaatttaagaaaattgattattctgacattttttctcttattgctaagttaatttttatcaaattattcaTATCTATGGCAGTCATTCATAATTAGCCTTTATATCAAATAGATATTAAGAATTCTTTTCTTCATGGAGATTTCTAGGAGGTGTATATGGAGCAACCTCCGAGTTTTGTTGCTCAAAAGAAGTATGGGAAAGTCTTTCATCTTTAAAAACCTTTATATGGCTTGAGACAGAGCCTGTGTGCCTGGTTTGGCAAGTTCAGTCAAGCAGTTAAGAAATTTGGGATGAAGAAAAGCAAATCTGATCATTCTGTCTTCTATAGACAATATGAGGGTGTCATAAACCTACTAGTTGTCTATATGAATGACATTGTCATTATTGTAAATGGTTCTTTAGGTATTTCATCTCCTATATCCTTTCTTGACAGTCAATTTCACAAAAAGATTTAGGgatattaaaatactttttaggTGTCGAGTAGTAAGAAGTAAAAAATGGAATTTTATTATCTCAAAGTAAATATGTGCTTGAATTGCTATTTAAGATAGGTAAGTTGGGTGCTAAACCAAATAGCACTTCAATGATGCCTAATCTATAGCTCACAAAAGATGGTGAATTGTTTGAAGATCCTGTATGATACAAAAGATTAGTTGGAAACTTAAATTACTTAACAGTGACTCAAACATTGCATATTCAGTTATTTTTGTGAGCCAATACATGTCTTCTCCAAGAGCTGATCATTAGAAAGCGgtagaataaattttatgttatttaataGGAGCTCCTAGCCGTGGAATCTTGTATAGAGATCACGGTCATTCTATGATTGAATATTTGTCAGATGCTGATTGGACAAGATCCAAGGAAGATCGAAGATCTACTTCTTGATATTGTGTCTTTGTTGGAGGATATCTAGTATCATGGAGGAGTAAGGAGTAATATATAGTCGAACGTTCAAGTGCAGAATCGAAATACCGAGCTATGGCACAGCTAGTGTGTGAAATAATATggattcataaaattttgtcTGAATTAGGTTTAAGATTTCAGTACCAACCAAGTTGTGGTGTGATAATCAAGCAACTCTTCATATTGCATCAAATCCAGATTCCATGAATGAACTAAGCACAATAAAGTTGATTGTTGTTTTGTTCGTGAGAAGATATAAGGACTCGTTTCCACAAGTTACATGAAGACTGGAGAACAATTAGGAGACATTTTTACAAAAGCTCTAAATGGGGCTCGAATTGATTATTTGTGTAACAAGCTAGACATGATTAATATCTAAATTCCAACTTGAGGGAGTATTACAACCTGTATATAGCTTAATTATAGGAGACTAAATTAGATGTCTAATAGGATTATCCTTCATATAGTTTTCCTATTTAGTTTAGGAGTCtttataacatatatatatatatatatatatatctgtgtgtgtgtgtgtgtgtgactATTGTTAATAGAATGTGGTGAGTTTTTCCCAATTCTGTGATTTCAGCTATCATACAATTCAAGGCTATTTCAATTATGCATTATCTTTTTACTAATCCTGACATTGATTGAAATGCTGAAGAACTTGGTCAATCTACATTTGCAGGTTGCAAAACAGAAGAGCATACTTTTTCACTTAAAACCTTCATTTTGGAACAAACCTGGATAACATTCTCATAAACTCTTCTATAGTCATTATAAACAAGCTAACTTTAACTCAGTTCTTTAACATTTTTAATGAAGCAACACATATAATCATTCATACTTCTTTAATATCTCattataacaaataaataaaatattttactagtATAATGaactttataaaattctttatcGGACTTGAAATCTTACTTAGGTTGAGATATGCAACAATTGTCATGTTAATCTTTGTAGGGgttttcaatttcaaatttgaatatatatattttagttgaAATCCCAATAGAGATTGGTGTGTGTAATGAGACTTATTCAAGTGGCAGGCATGCATTAGTGTGTCTTTAACTGTGTTTCATTAGCTTGGGACCACTAACATATTGCAAGTCACAATTACAACAACTTTGGTTTTGCTTGCGGTTTTAGGCTTTTAGCTCAGTCTCCACCACACaaacaaggaaaagaaaatccaaacaaaagaaatagatgAATAAGCAATTTCTCCCATGCATTTAGAAACCACATCATCATCACTATATCATCAATGGCACTTAGCCTCAAATTCCTTCCATTATCATCAATGATCTCCACTTCACCTCATAACAAACTATCACTAACCAATTTTCCTTATTCTGCACCTCATCAGCAGCAACCAAAGAGCAGCAGTACTAACCCTTCTCCTCCATCACAACAACTCGCTCCAATTCATACTCTTCGCTTTCGCTTATCATATAGATATCATTACcaagatgaagatgaagatgaagatggtTTCAGCTTTAACGAAGCAGTTGCTCTCTTCAACAAAATGGAATACTATAAGTGCCATGACTTTCTTGAAGCTCTATGGATCAAAGCTGAAGACCCTACCAGAACACTTATTCATGGTATTCTGCAATGCGCTGTCGGATTTCATCATCTCTTTAACCAGGTTATATTGGTTTGCTTATAACAGTACATATCTGTCATTCACGgctatatgtatatatatgtcaaatgAATAACAAAAGCATGCAGAACCATAAAGGAGCAATGATGGAGTTGGGAGAAGGACTGTGTAAGCTTAGGAAGATTGATTTTGAGAGTGGACCTTTTCATCAGTTTGAGCAGGAAATTTCTGCTGTTCtccaatttatttatcaaactcaGATTGAACTTGCTG
Coding sequences within:
- the LOC8289526 gene encoding uncharacterized protein LOC8289526; this translates as MALSLKFLPLSSMISTSPHNKLSLTNFPYSAPHQQQPKSSSTNPSPPSQQLAPIHTLRFRLSYRYHYQDEDEDEDGFSFNEAVALFNKMEYYKCHDFLEALWIKAEDPTRTLIHGILQCAVGFHHLFNQNHKGAMMELGEGLCKLRKIDFESGPFHQFEQEISAVLQFIYQTQIELAACSDDLCVAMDQTERSYQLLGGYAAGQLCYSLENDPVDDGMNIVFCPPRPYNSGDPPRVKLPILKAAEEHLMALNT